GTTCCAGCGACAATGAGATTTTGGGCGTTAGGCCGTTATGTGTGACGTCATATAAATAACCACGTATCATCATCTTAGGGACAGTGTTACACTTCTAAAAAAACAGAACTGGGCAGACTTCAGAGTGGCTGAGGCCTTCAGCCCCAGTAGCCTAGGACCTCCTGGTGATCTTGAGGGCTGAGCAGCTGTGGAGGTGATCTTGAGGATGCCCCTGTCTCAGCTGGGGCTTACTGTGGGACCCAGGGCTGCTGGGCAGAGTTTGTTGGGTATTGCCACTGATGaacttttgttcttgttttttgttttttctcctttgttctttcttctgggCTCCTTGTGTTttgtctctccccatcccccttcccctccccttccccaccctgtATGTCCTCCAATCTGCCTCTTGGCCTTTCTCTGTTGTCTCTCAGTTGGAGGTTCTACACTACCGACTCACTGTCTCCAGCGCCCTCCACAGCCCTGCCCAACCCAGCCTCCAGGCCCTCCACGCCTACCAAGTACTggcctttccttcccttccccttccccaaggTGGGCGCAGAGTGTGTGTTGGTACGGTGCCAGAGTAAGGTCTCCCAGAAATCTGCTATGGTCCTTAAGAGGCAAGTCTTGAGCAGAATGAAGCCCATGTGCTAGAGGCAGGCCTGATTGGGCCTTCAGATTGACTTGCCCTTCAGGTTTGCAGGCTAGCCTGGTTTGGATGTATGACCATGTATCTATGTTAAGGCACACAGCCTGGCAGGGCATAGATTATGGAATCTTCCTCCTAAGCCCCTAGCCAGCAGAGCTGTCTCAGCTTCTCTGGTTTTTCCGGAGAGCCTTGCAGTGGTCTGACTTGTCCTCACTATTCAGAGGACTGATGTATGATATGGCTGCTGTCCTGTTCAGAGTTGTTACCCAGCCTGAAGGATGCAGCTCTATCACAAAATACAGATTCCCCTAGAGCCCTCAGGGCTGTCAGTCCTGCTGAGCCCAGCCTCTTACAGACTTCTTCAGAGGCAATGAGAGCAAGTGGTGGCCTCATGGAGATTGCTGCCTGCTTAGGCAGAAATGACCAGTGTGTGAACAGATTTGAGGGCAGTAGAATGTCGCTCAGATCTCAGGTATTTGGGGAAATGGAATTAGCTGATTTGTGAGAACCTGGAAATGGGGAGATGTGCTCCCAAACAGGGCTGTGTCTGATTTATCCTGGGGAAGAACATATAACAGTTGACACTGAATTTGAACAAAGATGAGAAAACAGTGCTTGCTCACTGAGTGTTGCTGGCATGGGATGATAAATGCTTCTTGCAGTGGGGTTCCCACTCATAAGCAGCAGATAGTGAGGAGATCCTATGGGAGGGCTCATCAATGACACAGCTTCCTGGGAAGACCCCATAGGAGGAGAGCTGTGAAGATGACCTGGGAGGCTGGACATAGTGGGAAATGCTGTAGGTTTGAGGAGCACATTCTTATGTCATTACAAAGTGCAGATGGCACTAGGGACATCAATAGCACGTGAGTGCCCCCATTCAACACTctaggagaggggaagagattGATAGGGCATTTATCTGACCAGGAAGGGTGGGCAGGGCTGGCCATCTAGAACCTCCATAACAACCTGGGTAAGGTGAAGCAGTGCTTGCTGCTAGGGGAATGGGGCTCCTGTGAAGGTGCCGCTTGCTTTCTAAACTGAGAAACTGAGCTGATGGCACTGCTCAGGAGAGACGCTGTATGCAGAGAGGAGAGTATGAGTTGGCTAGCCTGGCCTGATGGTCTTTAGTATTGATTAGTCTGTGTGATTATTGTATGTTCTAATCCATTTTCTATTAAGTGTCACAGACTAGTCAGTTATAAAGAcaaaagttttgcttttttttttttttctctcaatgctggtccacagtgggggagggagTTGCATCTGAAAATGGCTTTATTGCAGACATCATGGTAAGAGACAGGTGGTGTTATTGAGACCAAAGTAGATCTGCACTTGTGAGGAGGCTGTGGGCAGACTGCCTTTTGAGGCTCATCAGAGCCTCAATGCAACTGTCTCAAAAAGTGCAGGGCTGGGAGTATAGTTCAGTGCCCCAGACCTTGCAAACCTTACTCagatcctgggttcagtccccagaggCCAGACTGGCTTTATGGCACTCACTAGGGAGATGACCCATTAACCTTCTGGTTGTGTGATGGGATTGAGCCCTTCTGAGGCATCCCTAATCAGAATTTTCTGATCTTCAAGATCATCAGGCCTCACCTCTTAGTACTGCACTGTGGGATTGGGTTAGCTCTCATGTTCGGAAGGGGTAGGCTCTTCCTTAGAAGCAGCGAAAATTCCCTTTAAAGTTTAAAGTTCCAATAAGCAGAAGAGAAGAACCCCACCTTAGGTTTAGCTGGTGTGGTCCACCTGGACCGTAGGGcctttcctccccttttctttcttagtgAGACAGTTTTATTATATAGTCTTGGCTGACCTGCTTTGTAGGCCGCGATGGCCTAGAACTCTTGGCAGtccccctgtctctacctcctaagtgctgggattgcaggcatgtgccaccatgcacaaTTGTTACGACTGGGAGGCCTGAGTAGACAGAGCCCCGTGGACTCATGGACTCATGTGTGACACACGGCCAGGCCCTTTACCCAGGCCCTTTACCAGTCTTAGCCCCACAAGTCATCAAGGTCCGACAGATGTAGGGGACGTGGATGTGCCTGACTGgactcactcctgcctccaggtagcATCACTACAGGACATTCCAAGCACCACCTAAATGCATGCTCAAAAACCAGAGAGCCCAAGCACCCAGAAAAGGCTCCTTTGGGTTCAGAGATCTTGTGTTTATGTTTAAAATTCACCTCACAAGCTTGAGAATACTCTTGTCCTGGGGACTTTAGGTCTACTGGCAGTGGTGGAAGTAACTCCCTGGCTTCCTCCAGGGTGGAGTCCTCATCTGGCTGTGACCAGGACAGGcagctgggaggggctgggatTGTGGCTGGAGAAGGAATTGGGGAGATAAACACTCCTGCTTGAGCAAGGTGAGTCCTGGTGAGCCTTTTGTAGGTGttgggaagcaggcaggcaaCCTTGGATCCAGAGTTTCAGTGGACTAGGAGCCTGCTCTGTTCTCACCCTCTAGctcagcaggaggcagagcccTGAGGCCCAGCATAGGTTGCAGTGTCTGCTGGTGCATGGCTGAGTGTTGCTAAGGTGGGGTATAAATTGTTCTTTGCTGACTTGTCTGCTCTCACCAGCCCACCTAGGATAGGCACAAGGCCACATGTTCCCATGTGTGAGCTGGTGTCAGTTCAGATCTGGCAGCATGAGGTGACATGCCTGGCCTGCTGCTTATCTCCTGTGGGGCTCCAAAACCACGAGAGATGAGCAGAAGGTATGTAGTTCTCATCTGGCCTTgacaccctccctccttcctaggAGTCCTTCACGCCTACTGAAGAGCATGTGCTGGTGGTGCGCCTGCTGCTGAAGCACCTGCATGCCTTTGCCAACAGCCTGAAGCCAGATCAGACTTCGCCATCGGCACACTCCCATGCCACCAGTCCCCTGGAGGAGTTCAAACGGTGGGTGTAGGATGGGTGGGGCTTCTGGGCCTTGCTTCCCTTATGCTCACTCTGATCCCTGTTggcctgtttgttttttggctgcTTCAGCTTTGAAAACCTCCCCTTTTAGATCAGTGGGTCTTGCCCTTCTTAATGCTGtctgaccctttaatgcagttcctcatgttgtgatgacccccaaccataacattatctTGTTGCtgcttcaaaactgtaattttgctgttgttgtgaactgtaatgtaaatatctgctatgcaggatatctgatatgcaattcCTTTGGGGGTCTCCACCCacaagttgagagccactgctctagatgCTCCCTATGCCTTGGGAAGAGCTGGCCAAACAGAGATTACAGCCTTGCTGATCTCTTATCCTTTACCTTAGTCAGGAGGAAGGCTGGTGCCACTGACTTCAAAGGCAGCCTATTCACTGTGTTCTTAACCTTGTTGGTTTCTTCTGGAGAATCAGGCTAGAAACAGATCTTACCTCAGGGGAGTGTGTTCAGTGTTCCCTACTGGCAGAACAGACTCACTAGCCAGGGCTAGTCTTAGATACAGGCAAGTGACAGCTCATGACTCTTTTATCCCCACAGGGCTGCTGTGCCTCGCTTTGTCCAGCAGAAGCTGTATGTCTTCCTGCAGCACTGTTTTGGCCACTGGCCTCTAGATGCATCCTTCAGAGCTGTAAGCACAAACACCTGCCcttgccctctccctctctattgACTTCTATGGCATGATGTTGGCAGCCTGTGGGGTGGGCTGACAGGACAGGATGGGCTTATCACAGACCTTAGAGATGAAGCCTTGCTTTGTCTTGTCGTTCTGTTGGCCATACTCAGCCCTCAGGGGCTGGCATGAGGTACTTATGTTCCTGGAGGATGCAGGAAAACTCGTTCACTCACTGGCATCTACACTGAAGTCAAGAAAACAGAGTTCAGAGCCCAGCATTGCATCAAACTCTTCAGCTAGGGCACAGATCTTTTTAGCCAGGTCCAGATCACTAACAGGTGTACCTGAAAGTCAAGTGCACCAGCCTACAAGCACAGGCCTTCTGGGCACATATGTTTCTCATAGGTCTTGGAGATGTGGCTGAGCTACTTGCAGCCATGGAGGTATGCCCCAGAGAAACAAGCTCAGGGCAGCGATTCCCAGCCACGGTGTGTGTCGGAGAAGTGGTGAGTATCCCCAGCCTGCCTGTTTCAGTGATGTCATTGCCCTCTGGAACAGAAGCTGCCTGAGGGACAGGTACTAAGTAAGCTAGGCACAATGTGCTTCGGGTCTTGGTCTTGAGTACACAGTGACCCTGGAACTCCATCTCTTTGTTTGGCCTAGCCTGGCTCCATTGTCACCTACCTCCCTACCTACGGCACAGAGTAACTGCCATGTCCCATTATCTTATATTCCTGTGGTACTGGGTCACTGACTTTTTCTTCCTGGGGTCCCAGACTTGCCCTTCCCATCCCATTCTAGCAGACCTTGCTGAGGTGTCCATTGCTCTCCTGAGAAAGGTCATATGTTTGAGGCTCACTCATACACACCAGAGGACTGAGGTGTTCCCTGCCTGATGTCTGTGACTCCCTTGTATGGCAGCAGAAGCTGGAGGCATCAGGAAGGGTAGGCTTTAGGAGTGAGGAACAGTATGACCCAGCCTCCAACAAGAGGTCACTCCAGCTGGCCCCATCTTGCTACCTGTCTCCAGGGCACCCTTCATCCAGGAAAACCTGCTGATGTACACCAAGCTGTTTGTGAGCTTCCTGAACCGTGCTCTACGCACAGACCTTGTCAGCCCCAAGAATGCACTCATGGTCTTCCGAGTGGCTAAGGTCTTTGCCCAGCCCAACCTGACTGAGATGATCCAGAAAGGTGAGTCTTCAGTCCTGGGCAGGCTCCACTGTGTGAGCTAGTACCTTAGCTGCTGAGAAACTGCGAATACAGGGACCTAGGGTTGCTGCCTGCCTCGAGGAGGTTCTCTGTGGCTGGGAACTTTGCACATCAAAAGTAGATAAAAGTGCTTAGTTTGGTTAATGTCCCCTTTCGAGTGCTGGCAGCCAGGCAATGGCTATGCTGAGCTCAAAGACTTGGGCTTCGGGGCTCTAAGAGGTAGCTCTCAAAACTGCTGTTTTCCCCTATTGACTGGTGGGCAGTGGCAGGCATTGGCTGCTGTCACTCTGCTAGCACAGTGTCTACTGttggctgctgttgctgttgctcaGGCTCCTAAGTGTTAGAGCTGGGCCTTTGAGCTACCAACTCCCTAAGACAGTGCACAGGTACCCCTGAGACAGTGCACAGGTACCCCTGAGACAGTGCACAGGTACCCCTGAGACAGTGCACAGGTACCCCTGAGACAGTGCACAGGTACCCCTGAGATAGTACACAGGTACCCCTGAGACAGTACACAGGTACCCCTGAGACAGTGCACAGGTACCCCTGAGACAGTGCACAGGTATTCACTGAGACAGTACACATTTAGGAGGCCCTGGAGTACTTGCACCAGGTATTTCAggtaattttcagaaaattttctGGAGTCTTTACCGGGAGCCCTTGGAAGCATGTGCCAGACGTAGCTTACATCTTGCCTTCTAGGTGAGCAGCTGTTCCTAGAGCCAGAGCTCATCATTCCCCACCGCCAACATCGGCTCTTCACAGCTACCACCAGCTTCCTGTCACCGTGGCCCCCTGTTGTGACAGATGCCTCATTCAAGGTGAAGAGCCATGTCTACAGCCTGGAGGGCCAAGACTGCAAATATACCCCAATGTTTGGTCCTGAAGTCCGAACCTTGGTGAGTGGCCAAAAGTCCACCTAATGTGGGGTCCTGGAAGCTGTGGGGACCAGCAGAACCAAGGAAGGGGTTTTCAgtgcagagagaagggagaaaggctgGGTATTGAGTGGATGCTCTAAGTGTAATTGCTAGGTTTTTATCATACTGAAGATTGTCCACCCTATTAATTATAAGATGTCCCTTTTCCCTCTGGGTAGACACTCCTAGAGCTGGTTCCTCAGGGCCACCCTGCCCAGATGGCAGGGACACCACTTCCTTTGGTGGGTGCTTGAGCCTGTTTGCAGTGCCTGTGCCTTTCTTGCAGGTCTTGCGCCTTGCTCAGCTCATCACACAGGCCAAGCAGACTGCTAAGTCCATCTCTGATCAGTATGTGGAGAGCCCAACTGGCCACTCTTTCCTGTCATGGCTTGGCTTTGGCTTCATAGACACAAATAGCTACCCAGCCAATGACCTGGATGAAATGGGTCAGGAAAGCATCCGCAAGACAGACGAGTACCTAGAGAAGGCCCTGGAGTACCTGCGCCAGATATTCCGGGTATGTCCCATACAGGTCCCTCTGTGAGGGTCTCAGTCAGTGGGGGTGAAgagctttcccttccttccctttaaaaTTGAAAGCAGAGGCCTTTCCCTGCAGCTCAGTGAAGCCCAGCTAGCCCAGCTCACGCTTGCCCTGGGGAGTGCGAGAGATGAGAATGGGAAGCAGCAGCTCCCGGATTGCATTGTGGGGGAAGAAGGACTCATCCTTACACCGTTAGGCCGCTACCAGGTAAACCATCTCAGTCACAAGGGGCATATAACGGTCACATGATCTGTCCTTGCCCAAGTTGTTTGCTAAGATATATTTTTTGGAATTATTCCCACTGTTTGGGTTTATAGATCATTAATGGTCTGCGAAGGTTTGAGATTGAGTACCAGGGAGACTTAGAGCTGCAGCCTATCCGGAGCTACGAAATCACCAGTCTGGTCCGTGCACTTTTCCGGCTGTCCTCTGCCATCAACCGCAGAGTAAGTAAGCAGCAGGGACAGCTGGGATGCCCTAGACATAGCTTCCAGAGTGCATGCACTTCTGTCCTAGACAGCATCTTCCCCTTCACAGTCCCGCATTAAGGAGGGGTGCTGTATCCCCAACTGCTGAGTCCTTGTTTGTTCTCCAGTTTGCAGGCCAGATGGCAGCTCTGTGCTCCCGGAATGACTTCCTTGGCAGCTTCTGTCGCTACCACCTCACTGAGCCTGCCTTGAACAGACACCTACTGAGCCCTGTAGGGCGGAGGCAGGTCACCAATCCTGCCCGGGGCCCCAGGCTCAGCCTCCGTTTCCTGGGCAGTTACCGGACACTGCTCCTGCTCCTGATGGCCTTCTTTGTGGCTTCTTTGTTCTGCATTGGGCCCCTGCCCTGCTCCTTGCTCCTGGTCCTAGGATACGTCCTCTATGCCGTAGCTATGACTCTGCTCACTGAGCGGGGGAAGCTGCACCAGCTCTGAGCTGCTGGCCACCCTCTCCTGAGCAGACTGTGGCAGGTTGCTTAGAAGCCAGGAATAGAGGGGTAGGCCATCTTCAGAGTTCTTGGGAGTGGTTTCCCTGCAATGGGGGAGTTATTCAAAAGAACAGAGTTGGAAGGGAGAGTGATCCAGGCAGGCCTGACATGGAAGTGCCAGTGTCAGTTCATAAGCCATTGTGTAAGACAATCAGTACCGGCCATGGCTCCTCACCTGCAGTCCAAGGGCACACAAGCAGCTGACCTAGTATTCAAGGACTTTGTGACCATTTCATGATTCAGCTGTACAGAGCTAAGGAACTAGTGTGCCCACAGCAGGCCCTAGTTCTCGGATCTGTGGGAGTTGATCCTGTGTCTCTCTGAGGTGGGCAGAACAGGTTGTGATATTTTCTCTCCAGGGCATGAAATACCAGGGCAGCAGCTCAGTATCCACTCCAGATGAGAAGCAAAGTTTTTAAGAGACTGAGCTTGGGGGTGAAGGCTAGGTCCTGCTGATCTCTGTGGACACAAAACACAGCTACATTGGTTTTGCCTGTAAATCTAAGGAATGTCACATTTCTAACAACACCTGTATGAAAAAACCACCTTCACATCAAAGCTAAGACACCAAAGGGCTCATTCACCCTGCAGATGATGCTGGCAACACCATCTCCATGGTGTTCTTAAACCAGCCCTTTGTTTGGGTGTGTATAGctgtttttaaggaaaaataaggaaaaaacaaaccaaaaaacaaaaaataccccaaAAATCAAGACCTGTTTTTCTTCAAGCTTATCACTGGGCTTTGTATTTCAATGTAACTTCAGAATACATCATGGGAACCATGACCAAAAGTTAGGTCAAAACACAACTAACCAAGGATCCGAATAAACCATTCTTGCTTCGGAGACTGTCTGGGCTAAGTCTTTAGCCTAGTCACCTGCCTAGGGTCCCTGGCACTTGGGAACCATGGAGCAAGCTCCTGGACACAGTACCACCTTACCTTGTGATGCAGTTCTTTCTGCCTGGAGTTCTGTCTCCTGCCTAGGGCACGTTAGATTTAACTTCTTCGAAAACAAGACCAAGGCAGACTAACCCTGAGGTGGGGTGCAGACCCTGTGGTGCCCTGAGAACTGATTTCCCTGCCCAACACCTCAGAACTGGCTCTGTCATCCAGAACAAATACCACTTCGGCTTCCAGGAACTTCCTTTTGTTAAAcagtgtcatttttattttatgtgagtggaTGTTGCTTGTGTCTGCTCATCACATGTATATGCATTGCTGAAGGAGGCCAGAACAGGGAGTCAGTTGGGTGCTAGAGTGCTTCTTCAGCCTCCATAATCTTAAGAGTTGTGGGCAGATGGAGCTGATCTCTATTAGCCAGCTCCAGGCCAGCATCTTCCCAGGGGTACAAACCACTTATGGTGAGAAGGGAAGTTGCCATTTGAGTGTTCACTGTTTCCCTGGTCAGAGTTGAATGACTAGCTCTTATCAATAACCCTAtcaatttttatcttttgagtGTGGGGTAGaaatagtttctctgtgtagcccaggctggcctcgagctcagagatAAGCTTATGCTTCCCAAGTGTGGGAGtcaaaggcctatgccaccactTTACCTGGCCTATCAGTATTTATGAggttaaactttttatttttttactcttgAAAGTTTCACATACACGTATTGGTCACTTCTACCCCAAGTCccctggagttttttttttagaCTGATTTATTGGGGGATGTAGTACATGCGTGTGTGCCATGTATGGACATAGGTCAAAGTAGAAGTTGAAGGAGTCAGCTCTCCTATCATGGGGGTTTGAGAAATGGAACTAGGTTAGGCTTCAAAGCATGTGTCACTGGCTGTCAGctttcagttgtcaacttgattcaCCCAGGAAAGGGATTTTTTCTTGATTGATATAGCCCACTTaaagtggtaccatccctgggcaggtgggcctgggctgtataagaaaggtagctgaaagTGAGCTGGGGAGAAAGCCCCAAGCAGTGTTCTTTCTTTAGttcctgcttcaggctcctgccttgagttccttcttGGCATCTGTCTATGATAGACTATaacctgtaagctaaaataaaccctctgATGcccattttgcttttcttttggtcatggtatttatcccagcaacaaaaaccaaaataggaTGCACAACTAAGCTATCTCcctgttttggtttatttttaggaTAAGATCTCACTGTAGCCTATGATGAAATTCAGTATCCtgggctaggattataggtatgagcttCAAGGATCAGTttgaaatgatcttttttttattatttgtgcatTTGTTCCTTTTGAAGACAGgatttcattatgtagctctggctggcccggaactcactaTTGTAGATCAGGCTTTTTGCTATGCAAAGGATGGACGTCTAGGGCAGGGACATGGTAGGCAAGTGCCAAACACTGACCCATTGGGAGGTGACTTTTGCATGGCCTCCTTAGAAATAAAGTTTCCAAACCAGGCATTAATCTTAGGATtcagaaaggaggcagaggcagatctttcaagtttgaagccagcctggcctatgtaGCTAAACTATGTCtcgaatgaatggatgaatgaatgaatgaataaataaataataaatgatctGCCATGGCATAAAAAGTAAGTGGCTTAGTTTTCAAGTGGATAAGAGATGagccagcagttaagagagcttcCTGCTCTTCGAGAAgaactgagtttggttcccagcatacAGGCTGCTTACAACTGcccgtaactccagctccagggctcaGTGCCCTCACAAGCACGCCCGCAGTATACACTCATACaggtaaaacaaaaaaacctaaaacccaACAAGCCAGGACTTGCTTGTGTTAGACCCTGCTGGCTGGGTTCTCTAGGTTCTCAAGCACTTCCTTCAAAGACCcctcctgggttttgttttctttttctttttgaaagaaaaactaacatttattgagcacctacag
This genomic window from Mastomys coucha isolate ucsf_1 unplaced genomic scaffold, UCSF_Mcou_1 pScaffold12, whole genome shotgun sequence contains:
- the Smpd4 gene encoding sphingomyelin phosphodiesterase 4 isoform X1, whose product is MASRRLPARSFQTVRWFPKAAISCLPWESAMAFPHLQQPNFLLASLKADSVNKPFAQRCQDLVKVIEDFPAKELRAIFPRLVESIFGSLDGVLVGWNLRCLQRRVNPVEYSIVMDFLDPSGPMMKLVYKLQAEEYTFDFPVSYLPGPVKASIQENVLPDSPLYHNKVQFPPTGGLGLNLALNPFEYYMFYFALSLISQKSRPMAHHVRTSDCAYFILVDRYLTWFLPTEGSVPPPLCSSPGGSSPSPAPRTPAMPFASYGLHTSLLKRHISHQTSVNADPASHEIWRSETLLQVFVEMWLHHYSLEMYQKMQSPHAKLEVLHYRLTVSSALHSPAQPSLQALHAYQESFTPTEEHVLVVRLLLKHLHAFANSLKPDQTSPSAHSHATSPLEEFKRAAVPRFVQQKLYVFLQHCFGHWPLDASFRAVLEMWLSYLQPWRYAPEKQAQGSDSQPRCVSEKWAPFIQENLLMYTKLFVSFLNRALRTDLVSPKNALMVFRVAKVFAQPNLTEMIQKGEQLFLEPELIIPHRQHRLFTATTSFLSPWPPVVTDASFKVKSHVYSLEGQDCKYTPMFGPEVRTLVLRLAQLITQAKQTAKSISDQYVESPTGHSFLSWLGFGFIDTNSYPANDLDEMGQESIRKTDEYLEKALEYLRQIFRLSEAQLAQLTLALGSARDENGKQQLPDCIVGEEGLILTPLGRYQIINGLRRFEIEYQGDLELQPIRSYEITSLVRALFRLSSAINRRFAGQMAALCSRNDFLGSFCRYHLTEPALNRHLLSPVGRRQVTNPARGPRLSLRFLGSYRTLLLLLMAFFVASLFCIGPLPCSLLLVLGYVLYAVAMTLLTERGKLHQL
- the Smpd4 gene encoding sphingomyelin phosphodiesterase 4 isoform X4; protein product: MMKLVYKLQAEEYTFDFPVSYLPGPVKASIQENVLPDSPLYHNKVQFPPTGGLGLNLALNPFEYYMFYFALSLISQKSRPMAHHVRTSDCAYFILVDRYLTWFLPTEGSVPPPLCSSPGGSSPSPAPRTPAMPFASYGLHTSLLKRHISHQTSVNADPASHEIWRSETLLQVFVEMWLHHYSLEMYQKMQSPHAKLEVLHYRLTVSSALHSPAQPSLQALHAYQESFTPTEEHVLVVRLLLKHLHAFANSLKPDQTSPSAHSHATSPLEEFKRAAVPRFVQQKLYVFLQHCFGHWPLDASFRAVLEMWLSYLQPWRYAPEKQAQGSDSQPRCVSEKWAPFIQENLLMYTKLFVSFLNRALRTDLVSPKNALMVFRVAKVFAQPNLTEMIQKGEQLFLEPELIIPHRQHRLFTATTSFLSPWPPVVTDASFKVKSHVYSLEGQDCKYTPMFGPEVRTLVLRLAQLITQAKQTAKSISDQYVESPTGHSFLSWLGFGFIDTNSYPANDLDEMGQESIRKTDEYLEKALEYLRQIFRLSEAQLAQLTLALGSARDENGKQQLPDCIVGEEGLILTPLGRYQIINGLRRFEIEYQGDLELQPIRSYEITSLVRALFRLSSAINRRFAGQMAALCSRNDFLGSFCRYHLTEPALNRHLLSPVGRRQVTNPARGPRLSLRFLGSYRTLLLLLMAFFVASLFCIGPLPCSLLLVLGYVLYAVAMTLLTERGKLHQL
- the Smpd4 gene encoding sphingomyelin phosphodiesterase 4 isoform X2, yielding MASRRLPARSFQTVRWFPKAAISCLPWESAMAFPHLQQPNFLLASLKADSVNKPFAQRCQDLVKVIEDFPAKELRAIFPRLVESIFGSLDGVLVGWNLRCLQRRVNPVEYSIVMDFLDPSGPMMKLVYKLQAEEYTFDFPVSYLPGPVKASIQENVLPDSPLYHNKVQFPPTGGLGLNLALNPFEYYMFYFALSLISQKSRPMAHHVRTSDCAYFILVDRYLTWFLPTEGSVPPPLCSSPGGSSPSPAPRTPAMPFASYGLHTSLLKRHISHQTSVNADPASHEIWRSETLLQVFVEMWLHHYSLEMYQKMQSPHAKESFTPTEEHVLVVRLLLKHLHAFANSLKPDQTSPSAHSHATSPLEEFKRAAVPRFVQQKLYVFLQHCFGHWPLDASFRAVLEMWLSYLQPWRYAPEKQAQGSDSQPRCVSEKWAPFIQENLLMYTKLFVSFLNRALRTDLVSPKNALMVFRVAKVFAQPNLTEMIQKGEQLFLEPELIIPHRQHRLFTATTSFLSPWPPVVTDASFKVKSHVYSLEGQDCKYTPMFGPEVRTLVLRLAQLITQAKQTAKSISDQYVESPTGHSFLSWLGFGFIDTNSYPANDLDEMGQESIRKTDEYLEKALEYLRQIFRLSEAQLAQLTLALGSARDENGKQQLPDCIVGEEGLILTPLGRYQIINGLRRFEIEYQGDLELQPIRSYEITSLVRALFRLSSAINRRFAGQMAALCSRNDFLGSFCRYHLTEPALNRHLLSPVGRRQVTNPARGPRLSLRFLGSYRTLLLLLMAFFVASLFCIGPLPCSLLLVLGYVLYAVAMTLLTERGKLHQL
- the Smpd4 gene encoding sphingomyelin phosphodiesterase 4 isoform X3 → MAFPHLQQPNFLLASLKADSVNKPFAQRCQDLVKVIEDFPAKELRAIFPRLVESIFGSLDGVLVGWNLRCLQRRVNPVEYSIVMDFLDPSGPMMKLVYKLQAEEYTFDFPVSYLPGPVKASIQENVLPDSPLYHNKVQFPPTGGLGLNLALNPFEYYMFYFALSLISQKSRPMAHHVRTSDCAYFILVDRYLTWFLPTEGSVPPPLCSSPGGSSPSPAPRTPAMPFASYGLHTSLLKRHISHQTSVNADPASHEIWRSETLLQVFVEMWLHHYSLEMYQKMQSPHAKLEVLHYRLTVSSALHSPAQPSLQALHAYQESFTPTEEHVLVVRLLLKHLHAFANSLKPDQTSPSAHSHATSPLEEFKRAAVPRFVQQKLYVFLQHCFGHWPLDASFRAVLEMWLSYLQPWRYAPEKQAQGSDSQPRCVSEKWAPFIQENLLMYTKLFVSFLNRALRTDLVSPKNALMVFRVAKVFAQPNLTEMIQKGEQLFLEPELIIPHRQHRLFTATTSFLSPWPPVVTDASFKVKSHVYSLEGQDCKYTPMFGPEVRTLVLRLAQLITQAKQTAKSISDQYVESPTGHSFLSWLGFGFIDTNSYPANDLDEMGQESIRKTDEYLEKALEYLRQIFRLSEAQLAQLTLALGSARDENGKQQLPDCIVGEEGLILTPLGRYQIINGLRRFEIEYQGDLELQPIRSYEITSLVRALFRLSSAINRRFAGQMAALCSRNDFLGSFCRYHLTEPALNRHLLSPVGRRQVTNPARGPRLSLRFLGSYRTLLLLLMAFFVASLFCIGPLPCSLLLVLGYVLYAVAMTLLTERGKLHQL